Proteins from one Asterias rubens chromosome 21, eAstRub1.3, whole genome shotgun sequence genomic window:
- the LOC117304683 gene encoding uncharacterized protein LOC117304683: MFSSRLCSTSAGKKTRADNFSEEDKMLLLSLIADYVGILESRKTDHKSNSDKYKAWATISKRFHRMASHPRNFTQMKDLYRRLKLKAKKEVGIWLKACVDSGADIPAPGSNVIRPDDTSFLVYEMIKPFKEELNPDDKEHERLLAEARKNRETNEFTVSINLENEEIDVDEQNDEESGTEIVHLIDADIEPIPVKEELEFDYVLPDVIESTPEESGETIATPVAVTPLRSRSEHVLPKRAVVANNHPVSVSTSIFNRSDGQRQQKNSSSRPWHSAKRMRTFPAMERHDMPQRRRFSSAFASHRDSWGDFGNSGSFVREPSAERHSDVDVDVLEGMSPYESSMFQIAQTEHKAKMLVLQTKRRAETAKEEAYKMMWQNAQLQRDLLQLQYESII, translated from the exons ATGTTTTCGAGTCGACTTTGCAGTACGAGTGCTGGAAAGAAGACTCGAGCAGACAACTTCAGTGAAGAGGACAAGATGTTGCTGCTCTCTCTGATTGCGGATTACGTCGGGATCTTGGAGAGCCGGAAGACTGATCATAAGAGCAACTCTGATAAATATAAAGCCTGGGCAACTATCTCTAAGAGGTTTCATCGTATGGCTTCCCATCCACGTAACTTCACTCAGATGAAG gATTTGTATCGTCGTCTGAAATTAAAAGCTAAGAAGGAAGTTGGTATTTGGTTAAAGGCTTGTGTGGACTCGGGTGCAGATATTCCAGCTCCAGGCTCTAATGTCATCCGTCCCGATGATACAAGTTTCCTTGTGTATGAGATGATCAAACCTTTCAAAGAGGAACTCAATCCAGACGATAAGGAGCATGAACGTCTACTAGCGGAGGCTAGAAAAAACAG gGAAACGAACGAATTCACAGTTAGCATCAATCTTGAGAACGAAGAGATTGATGTAGACGAGCAGAACGATGAAGAAAGCGGAACTGAAATAGTACACTTAATTGATGCTGATATCGAGCCCATACCGGTCAAAGAAGAACTAGAATTTGATTATGTTCTTCCTGATGTAATTGAATCAACGCCTGAAGAGTCAGGGGAGACAATAGCGACCCCGGTTGCAGTGACCCCACTCAGATCAAGATCTGAACATGTCTTACCAAAGAGAGCTGTCGTTGCCAATAACCACCCCGTGTCCGTCAGCACTAGTATCTTCAACCGGAGTGATGGTCAACGCCAGCAGAAGAACTCCTCAAGCCGACCGTGGCATTCAGCCAAGAGGATGCGTACATTTCCTGCTATGGAAAGGCACGATATGCCACAACGGAGAAGATTCTCAAGTGCGTTTGCAAGTCATCGGGACTCTTGGGGGGACTTTGGCAACAGCGGGAGTTTCGTCCGTGAGCCTTCAGCGGAACGGCACAGCGATGTAGATGTTGACGTTCTTGAAGGAATGTCTCCATATGAGTCGTCCATGTTTCAGATAGCGCAGACAGAGCACAAGGCTAAGATGTTGGTATTGCAGACAAAGAGGAGGGCAGAGACTGCTAAGGAGGAGGCTTATAAGATGATGTGGCAGAATGCTCAACTCCAGAGAGATCTACTTCAGTTACAATATGAGAGCATCatataa